In a single window of the Prochlorococcus marinus CUG1415 genome:
- a CDS encoding DNA-directed RNA polymerase subunit alpha, whose translation MLQYQIDRIDHHIADDRSQTGTFLIGPLERGQATTLGNSLRRVLMGGLEGSAVTAVRIAGINHEYATIPGVREDVLDILLNCKQLSINSTNPELEIGRLVASGPMDVKANDIQFSSQVEIVDGEKPIATIQEGHNLELEIHVERGVGYRPVDRKNEETTAIDLLQIDAVFMPVKRVNFTIDETAVAEGGTGRERLKMEVVTDGSTSPDDAIAEAANQLIELFQPLATVTMVEEISEEPEPSPEAQIPLEELNLSVRAYNCLKRAQVNSVSDLMGFSYEDLLEIKNFGSKSADEVIEALERIGISIPQSRTSV comes from the coding sequence GTGTTGCAATACCAGATTGACAGAATCGACCATCACATAGCAGATGATCGCTCCCAAACAGGAACTTTTTTAATTGGCCCTTTAGAAAGGGGACAAGCTACAACTTTGGGTAATTCTCTTAGAAGAGTCCTTATGGGAGGACTTGAAGGAAGTGCAGTGACTGCAGTAAGAATAGCAGGAATTAACCACGAATATGCAACTATTCCTGGAGTTAGAGAAGACGTTTTAGATATTCTTCTCAATTGTAAGCAACTATCGATTAATAGTACTAATCCAGAGCTCGAAATCGGCAGGTTGGTAGCAAGCGGTCCAATGGATGTGAAGGCGAATGATATTCAATTCTCCTCGCAAGTTGAAATTGTTGATGGTGAAAAACCTATTGCAACAATTCAGGAGGGTCATAACTTAGAGTTGGAAATCCATGTTGAAAGAGGTGTTGGCTACAGGCCTGTGGATCGAAAGAATGAAGAGACAACGGCTATTGACTTACTTCAAATAGATGCAGTATTTATGCCAGTGAAAAGAGTTAATTTTACTATTGATGAAACTGCTGTAGCAGAGGGTGGAACAGGTAGAGAAAGATTAAAAATGGAAGTAGTAACAGATGGCTCAACAAGTCCAGATGATGCAATTGCTGAAGCTGCAAATCAGTTAATAGAACTCTTTCAACCTCTTGCGACTGTTACAATGGTAGAGGAAATTTCCGAAGAACCAGAACCATCCCCTGAAGCTCAAATTCCTCTAGAGGAGCTAAACTTGTCCGTTAGAGCATATAATTGTTTAAAAAGGGCACAAGTTAATTCAGTTTCAGATTTGATGGGCTTTAGCTATGAAGATCTTCTCGAAATTAAGAACTTTGGCTCGAAATCTGCAGATGAGGTGATTGAAGCTCTCGAACGCATAGGAATTTCTATTCCCCAAAGCAGAACCTCCGTTTAA
- the rpsK gene encoding 30S ribosomal protein S11: MAATAKKTGSKKSKRNVPNGVVHIQSTFNNTIVSITDTSGHVISWSSAGASGFKGARKGTPFAAQTAAEAAARRAVDQGMRQIEVLVRGPGSGRETAIRALQVAGLEITLIRDVTPLPHNGCRRPKRRRV, translated from the coding sequence ATGGCAGCTACAGCAAAAAAAACAGGCTCAAAGAAATCTAAGCGAAATGTACCAAATGGTGTGGTACATATTCAAAGCACATTCAATAACACTATTGTTTCAATTACTGACACTTCTGGCCATGTAATTTCTTGGTCTTCTGCAGGAGCCAGTGGATTTAAAGGGGCTCGAAAAGGTACGCCATTTGCTGCTCAAACAGCAGCTGAAGCTGCAGCCAGAAGAGCAGTTGATCAGGGTATGAGACAAATAGAAGTATTAGTTAGAGGGCCAGGCTCAGGTAGGGAAACGGCCATAAGAGCTTTACAAGTGGCCGGTTTAGAAATAACTCTAATAAGAGATGTCACTCCATTACCTCATAATGGATGTAGAAGACCTAAACGAAGACGCGTTTAG
- the rpsM gene encoding 30S ribosomal protein S13, with protein sequence MARIAGIDIPREKRVEIALTYVYGIGLTRSKLILANAGVNPDVRVKDLSDSDVQKLRGATEEFTLEGDLRRKEGMALKRLQDIGCVRGRRHRMSLPVRGQRTRTNARTRRGSRKTVAGRKK encoded by the coding sequence GTGGCCAGGATTGCAGGAATTGACATACCTCGCGAAAAGCGAGTTGAAATTGCACTAACATACGTCTATGGAATTGGTTTAACAAGATCAAAGCTAATTCTTGCTAATGCGGGTGTAAACCCAGATGTACGTGTAAAAGATCTTTCAGATTCTGATGTGCAAAAACTTAGAGGTGCTACAGAAGAATTCACTTTAGAAGGAGATTTGAGAAGAAAGGAGGGAATGGCTCTAAAACGTTTACAAGATATAGGTTGTGTGAGAGGAAGAAGACATAGAATGAGTCTTCCAGTAAGAGGTCAAAGAACTAGAACTAATGCAAGAACAAGACGGGGTTCAAGAAAAACAGTTGCTGGAAGAAAAAAATAA
- the rpmJ gene encoding 50S ribosomal protein L36, which produces MKVRSSVKKISPDDQIVRRRGKIYVINKKRPRNKQRQG; this is translated from the coding sequence ATGAAGGTCAGATCTTCAGTCAAAAAAATTAGTCCTGACGATCAGATCGTGAGGAGAAGAGGTAAAATCTATGTTATTAACAAGAAAAGACCTCGCAATAAACAGCGTCAGGGTTAA
- a CDS encoding adenylate kinase gives MKKHLLFLGAPGAGKGTQAELLSQTNSYLHLSTGELLRQEIEMNTILGRQVKDIINRGELVSDELVLKIVRQNLDKDNKGWILDGYPRNLSQANSLNEVLIEINQPLEVVFYLDIPEEVLIKRLLLRGRKDDTEETIRTRVNIYKKTTEPLIQYFKDLSLLEYIDADRDLKTISSDIKQKMA, from the coding sequence ATGAAAAAACATTTACTATTTTTAGGAGCGCCTGGAGCGGGGAAAGGGACTCAGGCGGAATTATTAAGTCAAACTAATTCTTATTTGCACCTTTCCACAGGTGAATTATTAAGACAAGAAATTGAAATGAATACTATTCTTGGTAGACAGGTAAAGGATATTATTAATCGGGGAGAACTTGTAAGTGACGAACTTGTATTAAAAATTGTAAGGCAAAACTTAGATAAGGATAATAAAGGTTGGATTTTAGATGGCTATCCAAGAAATTTATCTCAAGCAAATTCCTTGAATGAGGTCTTAATTGAAATAAATCAACCTTTAGAAGTAGTTTTTTATTTAGATATTCCAGAAGAAGTGCTAATTAAGCGTTTACTGTTACGAGGAAGAAAAGATGATACTGAAGAGACTATTAGAACAAGAGTTAACATTTATAAAAAAACTACAGAACCATTGATTCAATATTTCAAGGATCTTTCATTACTAGAATATATTGATGCTGATAGAGATTTAAAAACTATTTCCTCTGATATCAAGCAAAAAATGGCTTGA